Proteins from one Microcaecilia unicolor chromosome 2, aMicUni1.1, whole genome shotgun sequence genomic window:
- the LOC115463717 gene encoding uncharacterized protein LOC115463717, with protein MAVYACKEVMYTVEEALNILRNPELSKATQIPPVNPRPGQVFLFSYAECADKKEDWRADQYLWINQGVRRWPKKNPKLLKMYHQVKSENGAGNFFRYSYRLLKVDSTLVLIQYLGKVPDVQMQIHGNRKKNLGRFHIRSPPSILLSMKKEQGKPIQIFQKLCSEGSSNTSTVMLPRDVQQVRNAKKAQKRKNQVILDDLNSVELHSSLLDDFVWLYSLLPEVVVMLGHKEMCKIFEELASQTNDIPVLVSYDTTFKLGDYYISTLVFLHGFFKESPIVPLAFMLHKAKKELSHWLFFIMILRHCPKLCKERIVIASNEETAIQSIDQVLPTAKRVVCWNHIRQHINAWVTKDGGSMDEIEFYMSSVVNLLWSDSKECFEEKLREQQGKWSRSFVQYFESDLLNSIVQHAGAWVLKEHLVSEPSSGIMTNISESFNVVLKRLLEGQEMPVETLVLSLYYLQNYYITKLLRGQCHLGKYHLREEFMSYTKLLEDVTFPKMYCNPEVILDIARGQSELRFAKI; from the coding sequence ATGGCAGTATACGCATGTAAAGAAGTGATGTATACAGTGGAAGAGGCATTAAATATATTAAGAAACCCTGAACTCTCAAAAGCCACCCAGATTCCTCCAGTCAATCCTAGACCAGGGCAagtctttttattttcttatgctgAATGTGCGGACAAAAAAGAGGATTGGAGAGCAGATCAGTATCTATGGATAAATCAAGGTGTACGTCGATggcccaaaaaaaaccccaagcttTTAAAGATGTACCATCAAGTTAAATCTGAAAATGGGGCAGGTAACTTCTTTAGGTACAGTTACAGACTCCTAAAAGTTGATAGTACTCTTGTTTTAATTCAGTACCTTGGTAAGGTTCCAGATGTCCAGATGCAAATTCATGGCAATCGCAAGAAAAATTTAGGGAGGTTCCACATTCGAAGTCCACCATCAATCCTCCTAAGTATGAAAAAGGAACAGGGAAAACCCATCCAAATTTTTCAGAAGCTTTGTTCTGAAGGTAGCAGTAATACATCAACTGTGATGCTGCCTAGAGATGTTCAGCAAGTTAGAAATGctaaaaaagcccaaaaaagaaAGAATCAGGTAATCTTAGATGACTTGAACAGTGTGGAGCTGCACAGTTCCTTGTTGGATGATTTTGTTTGGCTTTATTCTCTTCTGCCTGAAGTTGTGGTCATGCTGGGTCATAAAGAAATGTGCAAAATATTTGAAGAACTTGCCTCACAAACAAATGATATACCAGTATTGGTGTCCTACGATACAACGTTTAAACTCGGTGATTATTATATCTCAACGCTGGTTTTTCTACATGGATTTTTTAAAGAAAGTCCCATCGTCCCACTTGCATTTATGTTGCATAAAGCTAAGAAAGAGCTCAGTCACTGGTtgttttttattatgattttgaGACACTGCCCAAAACTGTGTAAAGAGAGAATTGTTATTGCATCTAATGAGGAAACTGCCATTCAATCAATTGATCAGGTGTTACCAACCGCTAAGAGAGTGGTCTGTTGGAACCATATAAGGCAACACATCAATGCGTGGGTTACAAAGGATGGCGGCTCGATGGATGAAATTGAGTTTTACATGAGCAGTGTTGTAAACCTTTTATGGTCAGATTCCAAAGAGTGTTTtgaagaaaagctaagagaacaACAGGGTAAATGGAGCCGATCATTTGTACAGTATTTTGAGAGTGACTTGCTCAATAGCATAGTGCAACATGCTGGAGCCTGGGTATTAAAAGAGCACTTGGTTTCTGAACCCAGCAGTGGAATAATGACAAACATTTCTGAGAGCTTCAATGTTGTTCTTAAGCGTTTGCTAGAGGGGCAGGAAATGCCAGTGGAAACTTTAGTTCTCTCTCTCTATTATCTACAAAAttattatattacaaaactgctTCGTGGACAGTGCCACTTGGGAAAGTATCACTTAAGAGAAGAATTCATGAGCTACACTAAGCTGCTAGAAGATGTTACATTTCCCAAAATGTACTGCAACCCGGAGGTTATTTTGGATATTGCCAGGGGACAATCGGAGTTACGGTTTGCAAAGATTTGA